A single region of the Oncorhynchus keta strain PuntledgeMale-10-30-2019 chromosome 4, Oket_V2, whole genome shotgun sequence genome encodes:
- the LOC118372408 gene encoding rho GTPase-activating protein 21-like isoform X3: MLAQRNGGVSAGSCVTTVPLKDCPDLVDLLDVEVDCSPSTGDCPWARLAGLECCLSEPYCLWFQLLAQAYWGDVELGLRGETDRRVSWGRLQEASRRNCVRSRAKQKDGRDQSEASATGSPVGVEEEPFSWPGPKTLRLQRTSQGFGFTLRHFIVYPPESAVHSSLKDEDNGSRGRQRNRLEPMDTIFVKQVKEGGPAHGAGLCTGDRIVKVNRESIIGKTYSQVIALIQNSDTSLELCVMPKDEDILQLFSRDITALAYSQDAYLKGNEAYSGNALHIPEPPPICYPRIEPKAPGMAQALDLSPSTEASRSGRPAQAGAGRQGTSTAGHTDMGYRLEIPVPPSPPPQSPKTQTVVCVCNESVRTVVVPPDPVPDREPRCVSRAGPSHRTDENRFGSPLGLTTRPRILVTPGPPGGSQLQYTPIPTRPTESSVFSPSGSRPSPIYPDKHHLTPSPRTTVADTLPSPTTPNHYIPSPSSPATSISPHQNIDWRNYTTYKDYIDAKRLHTYGCRTIQERLDSLRAAANPNAAYALQPGPPSASASSQGLGGSQIRRRSTSHDRGSYQGATVAPLRSASQERLGGGGPERTAMPRDWPRSASQDALPSSAVMGVAKPRARSCDYLGRQGEPAAMVSTERGVGGYSRAELEDSLLLYRGEEAKASRHGAVLKQLPQPHRTSLTGMPIAAPMFTKGTTEPLLPSRTDSLAQTALSRPSRLPVKNSTSDPSPLSLPSTRGPSNSSAMDLLKDQRAMVVGNHLGYSSSPLQQLQLRGRADSLREESGRDVGLGARSSSCSGPSKVPVQRQQATSSSTSTSSSTVNSTVTLRSKVPALVRTSGRPLEGVEGPDATVVVLRRDKNSGPQPIRHPSYILAVNDTDLETPIEVGTLAAKRGSGGWLSNDVQRDVTLRRLGEQHKASCASNLDDSLDSIPFIDEPSSPSIDHDTSHIPASAVISVTPIVTTIPPSPTSPSPLIRRQRSHDHDSLRLTAIESDSGTKTERSKSYDEGLDNYREGRQIPGLKGLRKATVDRSSEDSGSRRDSSSDIFSDASKEGMLHFRQINTDKSKRVGGGMRPWKQMYAVLRGHFLCLYKDKKEGQAHANSQVEDEPQPISIKACLIDISYSDTKRKNVLRLTTSDCEYLFQAEDREDMLAWIRVIQENSNLDEENAAFTSRDLISRKIKEYNTLMSPTGSKNEPSPKPSRQSLSIRQTLLGGKGETKSLSPHLPKAEQERKNMHKDDTSPPKDKGTWRKGIPGLMRKPFERKPSPGITFGVRLDDCPPAVTNRFVPLIVEVCCNLVEERGLEYTGIYRVPGNNAAISNMQEELNNKGMNDIDIQDDKWRDLNVISSLLKSFFRKLPEPLFTNEKYADFIEANRTVDPVERLKLLKRMLHELPDHHYETLKFLSAHLKTVADNSDKNKMEPRNLAIVFGPTLVRTSEDNMTHMVTHMPDQYKIVETLIQHYNWFFTEEGNGEPVTMSRYENAVESQPVPNIDHLLNNIGRTASTQGEVSDSPTSDSAKSKGSWGSGKDQCSREHLVSSIFAAANRKRKKPKDKPQLSSSDDDLDSVFPKKELPGQKQNHRGLEVEQGISVSPEAKEQAKTGEENGRGIELTPKGKKEHRNSFFLREKPLSRQSSPAPSLKNSGSPRLSYHIAQLGKPSFSDTPSHLDEPTSDLGTMSSGASMPRARPKKWVSGAAAPDLSVAGAGASAGAEVSSITSDYSTTSSITFLTAADSSALSPEVQGGDEADDERSELISEGRPMETDSESDFPVFATGGGNVQIMPVLVPNQTGHGPEKPDPAAADGKTTPKLEPRRLFPSHRLIECDTLSRRRSLRQKTDSESSVEGGTGSGERVEGRSESTRLSRVLEVMKKGQSTSSLNSSSRSESERPPEPALRLNITERLKFRLRTSADDMFGVGSQKSQSSPETRSKKKNIRRRHTMGGQRDFAELAVINDWREQGGVDQAAELSAMDRLKPKCSSQDFSIRDWIARERCRAGVSEFSMDSPPKVVPEGNRAQAQGTTPERPSPSGSPCLQPMVGEQVNGGGPQGRNKASLNLAADDAHPHKLSGAQVVRSRFYQYL; this comes from the exons GGGACCGGATTGTAAAGGTGAACAGAGAAAGTATCATTGGAAAGACGTACTCCCAAGTGATCGCTTTGATACAGAACAG CGACACCTCGTTGGAACTATGTGTGATGCCAAAAGATGAGGACATTTTGCAGTTG TTTTCCAGGGATATCACTGCTCTG GCCTATTCCCAAGATGCATACCTCAAAGGGAACGAGGCATACAGCGGAAACGCCCTACACATCCCGGAGCCTCCTCCCATATGCTACCCGAGGATAGAGCCTAAAGCCCCAGGGATGGCCCAGGCCCTGGACCTATCCCCCTCCACAGAGGCCTCCCGGAGCGGCAGGCCGGCCCAGGCAGGTGCAGGGAGACAGGGTACCTCCACGGCAGGCCACACAGACATGGGCTACCGGTTGGAGATCCCTgtccccccttctcctcccccgcAGTCCCCTAAAACCCAGACGGTGGTTTGTGTGTGCAACGAGAGTGTGAGGACAGTGGTGGTGCCGCCTGACCCAGTACCGGATCGGGAGCCCCGTTGTGTGTCTCGGGCTGGCCCCAGCCATAGGACCGACGAGAACCGTTTCGGAAGTCCCCTGGGCCTCACAACCAGGCCTAGAATCCTTGTGACCCCTGGCCCCCCTGGAGGTTCACAACTACAATATACCCCCATCCCCACCCGGCCCACAGAATCCTCAGTCTTCTCCCCCTCTGGCTCTAGGCCTTCCCCAATCTACCCTGACAAACACCACCTCACCCCTTCCCCGCGAACCACGGTGGCCGACACCTTACCCTCCCCCACCACGCCCAACCACTACAtcccctcaccctcctctcctgccaCGTCCATCTCACCTCATCAGAACATCGACTGGCGCAACTACACCACCTACAAGGACTACATCGACGCCAAGCGGCTGCACACCTATGGCTGCCGCACCATCCAGGAGCGCCTAGACAGCCTGCGGGCGGCGGCCAACCCCAACGCCGCTTACGCACTGCAGCCTGGTCCTCCCAGTGCCAGTGCCTCCTCCCAAGGCCTGGGGGGGTCCCAGATTAGACGCAGGAGCACGTCCCACGATCGGGGATCCTACCAGGGGGCCACTGTGGCTCCACTGCGAAGTGCCTCCCAGGAGAGGCTAGGTGGGGGAGGGCCCGAGAGGACAGCCATGCCCAGGGACTGGCCCCGGAGTGCTTCCCAGGATGCCCTACCCTCCTCAGCCGTCATGGGAGTGGCCAAGCCCCGGGCACGCTCCTGCGACTACCTGGGCCGGCAGGGCGAGCCAGCGGCAATGGTatctacagagaggggagtgggaggttacagcagggcagAGCTGGAGGATAGCCTGCTACTATACAGGGGTGAGGAGGCCAAAGCCAGCAGACACGGGGCAGTGCTGAAACAACTACCCCAGCCTCACAGGACCAGCCTTACAGGTATGCCCATCGCTGCCCCGATGTTCACTAAAGGTACGACGGAGCCGTTGCTCCCCTCTAGGACAGACAGCCTTGCACAGACAGCCCTCAGTAGGCCCTCACGGTTGCCTGTTAAAAACTCCACCTCGGACCCATCGCCACTCTCCTTACCTTCTACCCGGGGCCCCAGTAACAGCAGTGCTATGGACCTGCTCAAAGACCAAAGAGCCATGGTGGTGGGTAACCACCTGGGCTACTCTTCCTCGCCCCTGCAGCAGCTACAGCTCCGGGGGCGGGCAGAcagcctgagagaggagagcgggagggaTGTGGGGCTGGGTGCCAGGTCCTCCTCCTGCTCCGGCCCCTCCAAAGTCCCTGTTCAGAGACAGCAggccacctcctcctctacctccacttcctcctccactGTTAACAGTACTGTGACCCTCAGGTCAAAGGTCCCCGCCCTGGTGCGGACTAGCGGGAGGCCGTTGGAGGGTGTAGAAGGGCCGGACGCCACAGTGGTGGTCCTGAGAAGGGATAAGAACTCGGGACCCCAGCCCATCCGCCACCCCTCCTACATCCTAGCTGTAAACGACACCGACTTGGAGACTCCAATAGAGGTGGGGACTCTAGCAGCTAAGAGGGGATCGGGGGGCTGGCTATCCAACGACGTCCAGCGAGACGTGACCCTGAGAAGGCTGGGAGAGCAGCACAAGGCCTCGTGCGCCAGCAACCTGGACGACTCACTCGACTCCATCCCCTTCATCG ATGAGCCTTCCAGTCCAAGTATTGATCATGACACCAGTCACATTCCCGCTTCAGCTGTAATATCTGTTACTCCAATCGTCACCACCATACCACCCAGCcctacctctccatctcctcttatTCGACGACAGCGGTCACATGACCACG atTCTCTTCGACTCACAGCGATTGAATCGGATTCTGGTACCAAAACGGAGAGGTCCAAATCCTACGATGAAGGTCTGGATAACTACAGGGAAGG GAGGCAAATACCTGGTCTAAAGGGCCTTAGGAAG GCGACGGTGGACAGGTCTTCAGAAGATTCCGGATCCAGGAGAGATTCCTCATCAGATATCTTCAGTGACGCTTCCAAGGAGGGCATGCTCCACTTCCGACAGATCAACACGGACAAGAGTAAG cgtGTTGGTGGGGGAATGCGCCCCTGGAAACAGATGTACGCAGTGCTGCGAGGACACTTCCTCTGCCTATATAAGGACAAAAAGGAGGGACAGGCTCATGCCAACTCCCAGGTGGAGGACGAGccacagccaatcagcatcaaGGCCTGTCTGATTGACATCTCCTACAGCGACACGAAACGCAAGAACGTGCTGCGTCTGACCACGTCGGACTGTGAGTACCTGTTCCAGGCAGAGGACAGAGAAGATATGCTGGCCTGGATCAGAGTCATACAGGAGAACAGCAACCTGGACGAGgag AACGCAGCCTTTACCAGCCGTGACCTCATCAGCCGAAAGATCAAGGAGTACAACACGTTGATGAG CCCGACAGGCAGTAAGAATGAACCGTCGCCCAAACCGTCACGCCAGTCGCTGAGCATCAGACAGACGCTActaggagggaagggggagaccaAATCTCTGAGTCCACACTTACCCAAAGCAGAGCAGGAGAGGAAAAACATGCACAAAG ACGACACCAGTCCACCCAAGGACAAGGGGACGTGGAGGAAAGGTATCCCAGGGCTGATGAGGAAGCCCTTTGAGAGGAAGCCTTCTCCAGGCATCACTTTCGGGGTGAGGCTGGACGACTGCCCCCCTGCTGTCACCAACAGG tttGTTCCCCTCATTGTGGAGGTGTGCTGTAacctagtggaggagagggggctgGAGTACACAGGGATCTACAGAGTCCCAGGGAACAACGCAGCCATCTCCAACATGCAGGAGGAGCTCAACAACAAAGGCATGAACGACATTGACATCCAGGATGAC AAATGGAGGGATCTGAATGTGATCAGCAGTTTACTTAAATCCTTTTTCCGGAAACTTCCAGAGCCTTTGTTCACCAACG AGAAGTATGCGGACTTCATAGAGGCCAACAGGACAGTGGACCCAGTGGAAAGACTGAAATTGTTGAAGAGGATG CTTCACGAGTTGCCAGATCATCACTATGAGACCCTCAAGTTCCTCTCGGCTCATCTGAAAACAGTGGCTGACAACTCTGATAAAAATAAG ATGGAACCTAGGAACCTGGCCATCGTGTTTGGTCCCACTCTGGTGCGCACTTCAGAGGACAACATGACCCACATGGTCACCCACATGCCCGACCAGTACAAGATCGTGGAGACTCTCATTCAGCAT TACAACTGGTTTTTCACAGAGGAAGGCAATGGGGAGCCAGTG ACAATGTCCCGATATGAGAATGCGGTGGAGTCTCAGCCTGTGCCCAACATCGACCACCTGCTCAACAACATCGGCCGCACGGCCTCTACGCAGGGGGAAGTCTCAG ATTCACCCACTAGTGACTCTGCTAAATCGAAG gGTTCCTGGGGGTCCGGGAAGGACCAGTGCAGCCGCGAGCACCTGGTCTCCTCGATCTTTGCTGCAGCCAACCGCAAAAGAAAGAAGCCCAAGGACAAGCCGCAGCTTAGCAGCTCTGATGATGACCTAGACTCAGTGTTCCCTAAGAAGGAGCTCCCTGGCCAGAAGCAGAATCACAGAGGCCTGGAGGTGGAGCAAGGGATCAGTGTCAGCCCTGAAGCAAAAGAGCAAGCAAaaacaggagaggagaatggaaGAGGTATTGAGCTCACGCCCAAAGGCAAAAAGGAGCACAGGAACTCTTTCTTTTTAAGGGAAAAGCCCTTGTCAAGGCAGTCCTCACCTGCCCCCTCACTCAAAAACTCTGGCTCCCCCAGACTCAGTTACCACATAGCTCAGCTTGGAAAGCCCTCTTTTTCAGACACCCCGTCCCATCTGGATGAGCCCACTTCTGATCTGGGCACCATGAGCTCTGGGGCTTCCATGCCCAGGGCACGACCTAAGAAGTGGGTGTCAGGGGCTGCTGCTCCTGATCTATCGGTGGCTGGGGCTGGGGCGTCAGCTGGGGCAGAGGTGAGCTCCATCACCTCGGACTATTCCACCACCTCGTCCATCACCTTCCTGACTGCAGCAGACTCTAGCGCACTCAGTCCAGAGGTTCAGGGTGGGGACGAGGCAGATGACGAGCGCAGCGAGCTTATCAGTGAAGGCCGGCCCATGGAGACTGACAGCGAAAGCGACTTCCCTGTGTTTGCTACGGGGGGCGGCAATGTCCAAATCATGCCTGTCTTAGTGCCGAACCAGACTGGGCATGGGCCAGAAAAGCCTGATCCTGCAGCAGCTGACGGGAAGACGACTCCTAAACTGGAACCCCGTCGCCTCTTTCCCTCCCACAGGCTGATTGAGTGTGACACACTCTCCAGGAGGCGGTCTCTGCGACAGAAGACAGATAGCGAGTCATCAGTAGAGGGTGGGACTGGCAGCGGGGAACGTGTCGAGGGCAGGTCGGAGTCAACACGACTGTCTCGTGTCTTGGAGGTGATGAAGAAGGGGCAGTCTACCAGCAGCCTCAACTCTTCCTCCCGCAGTGAGTCGGAGCGCCCTCCCGAGCCTGCCTTGCGCCTCAATATCACAGAAAGGCTCAAGTTCCGTCTGCGCACATCTGCTGATGACATGTTTGGCGTGGGTTCCCAGAAGAGCCAGTCTTCCCCGGAGACGCGCAGCAAGAAGAAAAACATCCGTCGTAGGCACACCATGGGGGGCCAGCGGGACTTTGCAGAACTGGCCGTCATCAACGACTGGAGGGAGCAAGGCGGGGTGGACCAGGCGGCTGAGCTGTCAGCCATGGACCGCCTCAAGCCAAAGTGCTCCTCTCAGGACTTCTCCATTCGGGACTGGATCGCCCGCGAGCGCTGTCGGGCCGGAGTGTCAGAGTTCAGCATGGACAGCCCACCCAAAGTTGTCCCCGAGGGAAACAGGGCACAAGCCCAGGGTACCACTCCAGAGAGACCCTCTCCCTCTGGCTCCCCATGCCTTCAGCCCATGGTGGGGGAGCAAGTGAACGGAGGTGGGCCGCAAGGCAGAAACAAAGCCAGCCTCAACCTGGCGGCTGACGACGCGCACCCACACAAACTATCAGGAGCACAAGTTGTCCGCTCGCGATTCTATCAGTATCTATGA